One part of the Numenius arquata chromosome 24, bNumArq3.hap1.1, whole genome shotgun sequence genome encodes these proteins:
- the IP6K3 gene encoding inositol hexakisphosphate kinase 3, with amino-acid sequence MVGQSPLDPSESRTAVLLEPFVHQVGGHMSMMKYDEHTVCKPLVSQELSFYESLPLAMRQFTPQYKGIVSVHLKKDSLGNLTLIASPSLQTESCGRLDNAIGDSSVTIWHKCKWATSTSTGSEHTLVKWSHTQLTKTFKDSCPGKMLLRTDLQYGTDSLLEDANRNQPERNSYNPWGLHCHRQHLNRMSSKYNENKLHQFLLLENVVSKYNYPCILDLKMGTRQHGDDASEEKKARHIKKCEQSTSASLGVRICGMQVYQADTGHFLCKDKYYGRKLSPEGFRQTLRQFLCNGNHLRTDLLEPIILRLKALLSVIRKQSSYRFYSSSLLIIYDGQEPKENTAPLDNHLHFQKTNCTTSQGPSHSRVDVRMIDFAHTTFKGSKCNHTTYDGPDHGYIFGLENLIKILQSISEGK; translated from the exons ATGGTGGGACAGAGCCCTCTGGACCCCAGCGAGAGCAGGACCGCCGTCCTCTTGGAGCCCTTTGTCCATCAGGTGGGCGGCCACATGAGCATGATGAAGTACGACGAGCACACGGTCTGCAAGCCCCTGGTCTCGCAGGAGCTGAGCTTCTACGAGTCGCTGCCCTTGGCCATGAGGCAGTTCACGCCCCAGTACAAAG GCATCGTTTCCGTGCACCTTAAAAAGGACAGCCTTGGCAACCTGACCCTGATcgccagccccagcctgcagaCGGAGAGCTGTGGCCGGCTGGATAACGCCATCGGCGACTCCTCGGTGACGATATGGCACAAATGCAAGtgggccaccagcaccagcaccggCAGCGAGCACACGCTCGTCAAGTGGAGTCACACACAGCTCACCAAGACCTTCAAAGACAG CTGCCCGGGGAAGATGCTATTGAGGACAGACCTTCAGTACGGCACAGATTCACTTTTGGAAGATGCAAACAGAAACCAGCCAGAAAGAAACAGCTACAACCCCTGGGGACTGCACTGTCACAGGCAGCACCTGAACCGCATGTCCTCCAAATATAATGAGAACAAACTTCATC AGTTTCTATTGCTTGAAAATGTGGTATCAAAATACAACTATCCCTGCATCCTGGACCTAAAGATGGGGACGCGGCAGCATGGCGATGATGCCTCAGAGGAGAAGAAAGCCCGGCACATCAAGAAGTGCGAACAAAGCACCTCTGCGTCCCTGGGCGTTCGCATCTGTGGGATGCAG GTTTACCAAGCGGACACTGGCCATTTTCTCTGCAAAGATAAGTATTACGGCAGGAAACTCTCACCGGAGGGATTCAGGCAAACCTTGCGCCAGTTCCTGTGCAACGGGAACCACCTCCGGACGGATCTCCTGGAGCCCATCATCCTGCGGCTGAAAGCTCTGCTCTCCGTCATTAGGAAGCAAAGCTCCTACAGGTTCTACTCCAGCTCGCTCCTCATCATTTACGATGGACAGGAGCCCAAGGAGAACACGGCACCCTTGGATAACCACCTTCACTTCCAAAAAACAAACTGCACCACGTCACAGGGCCCCAGTCACTCCAGAGTCGACGTCCGCATGATAGACTTTGCCCACACCACCTTCAAAGGCTCCAAGTGCAATCACACCACTTACGACGGGCCAGACCACGGCTATATTTTCGGCCTGGAGAATCTCATCAAAATCCTTCAGAGTATCTCAGAAGGAAAATGA